Proteins encoded within one genomic window of Pristis pectinata isolate sPriPec2 chromosome 5, sPriPec2.1.pri, whole genome shotgun sequence:
- the sostdc1a gene encoding sclerostin domain-containing protein 1a, with product MISQPFDCTFFVIACIFFKCCFAFDMGAEQTKNDATEVFYNLKVLQHESPSNLTLNQARNGGRQPNPSDLDHKDRSQVGCRELRSTKYISDGLCTSINPVKELVCAGECLPVPVLPNWIGGYGRKYWSRRNTQEWRCVNDKTRTERIQLQCQNGGTRTYKITVVTSCKCKRYTRQHNASSIANFEDAFPASKRRSRGKKRSRKIHQEETKRKRNWHELEDKQ from the exons ATGATTTCACAGCCTTTTGATTGCACTTTCTTTGTGATAGCATGCATTTTTTTCAAATGCTGCTTTGCTTTTGACATGGGTGCAGAACAAACTAAAAATGATGCTACAGAAGTATTCTACAATCTCAAGGTGCTACAGCATGAAAGTCCGAGTAATTTAACATTAAatcaggcaaggaatggaggaaggCAACCTAACCCTTCAGACCTGGATCATAAAG ATCGATCTCAAGTTGGTTGTCGTGAGCTCAGATCAACCAAATACATTTCTGATGGTCTGTGCACAAGTATCAATCCAGTGAAGGAGTTAGTGTGTGCAGGAGAGTGCTTACCTGTGCCAGTGCTTCCCAATTGGATTGGAGGTTatggcagaaaatactggagtagAAGGAACACACAAGAGTGGCGCTGCGTGAATGACAAGACTCGCACTGAGAGAATTCAGCTCCAGTGCCAGAATGGAGGGACACGAACCTACAAAATCACTGTAGTTACTTCTTGCAAGTGCAAAAGATACACACGACAACACAATGCATCAAGCATTGCCAACTTTGAGGACGCATTTCCAGCAAGCAAGAGAAGATCCCGAGGCAAAAAAAGATCCCGTAAGATTCACCAAGAGGAGACCAAACGTAAAAGAAATTGGCATGAATTGGAAGATAAACAGTGA